A region from the Lolium perenne isolate Kyuss_39 chromosome 4, Kyuss_2.0, whole genome shotgun sequence genome encodes:
- the LOC127348169 gene encoding uncharacterized protein, translated as MTEGEEEEVDEEEERTESDSEARDFIRLPRGSKRGAESSSQGAAEEEATSRPEDKAEPSKEGAEPLSKRLRPTLLEGSMRLQRPLKDAIDAGARAGPGVKAIPTVKSKKKTLAKPPAAGVAATRAAEAKKKAAERKAAPSDLGGAGSAPEEPAAGSQAEKESISHVEPTANVFPLPSMARGGMASAATGPDVAPPVVEEESTDIGSTEGQKAPEVEEDIVEEGGLSEPLKERRSKAARDRAPPSDTDTRTGEVPSTEAVMRADGATESRHPPPSSLTFTELHTALGEAHVAEIKRLTALVEEAAQKNRKLIALGTEAQAKALAEAREGFVKESFYREAEFRAQQAEEARKRAKAEVAELTKVLEQKGRELEDVITEYKVKLEAATDARDSARGAAASLREEVAALKQQHAKELAAEKEASEGIVLAVQAEKTNFEAFVREMSRQILGTCDFVETATPRECLSTATARIIACAGEILAALQYLSPREVIPRDTPSVFKAVSNIPAVVDWLRRSSCRVGITMALSMVLAHYSEGFDVEEVTAGFPSETGEFDVAEVLRLMEATFTKKSERRC; from the exons atgaccgaaggcgaggaggaagaggtcgacgaggaggaggagcgcaccgagtcggactcggaggcgcgggacttcatcagactcccgcgcgggtcgaagaggggtgccgagtcctcgtcccagggcgcggctgaagaggaggcgacctcccgtccggaggacaaggcggagccctccaaggaaggggccgagccgctatcgaagcgactgcgccccactctcctggaagggtccatgaggcttcagcgtcccttgaaggacgcgatcgatgcgggagctcgggccggtccgggcgtaaaagcgattcccacggtgaa gtccaagaagaagaccttggcgaagccgcccgcggccggggtggcggccacgagggcggccgaggcaaagaagaaagccgcggagaggaaggcggcgccgtccgaccttgggggtgcggggtcggctccagaagagcccgccgccgggagtcaagcggagaaggagagcattagccacgtcgagcccaccgccaacgtttttcctctacccagcatggctcgcgggggcatggcgagtgcggcgacgggtccggacgttgctccgcctgtggtggaggaggagtcgactgacattggatcgaccgaggggcagaaggcacccgaagttgaagaggacatcgtcgaggagggcggCCTGTCGGAGCCACTgaaagagcgccggtccaaggccgccagggaccGCGCCCCGCCCAGTGACACCGACACGCGGACGGGCGAGGTTCCGTCGACTGAGGCGGTGATGCGAGCGGACGGGGCGACCGAGTCGCGTCATCCGCCGCCGTCTTCATTGACCTTCactgagctccacacggcgcttggcgaggcgcatgtg gcggagattaagcggctgaccgcgcttgtggaggaggcggcgcagaagaaccggaagctgattgccctgggca cagaggcgcaggcaaaggctcttgccgaggctcgggaagggttcgtcaaggagtccttctaccgtgaagccgagttccgggcgcagcaggccgaagaggcccggaaaagggcgaaagcggaggtggcggaattgacgaaggtcctggagcagaagggccgggagctggaggacgtcatcaccgaatacaaggtgaagctggaggccgcgactgatgcgcgggactctgcacgtggggctgccgcgtctctgcgggaggaggtggcggccttgaagcagcagcacgccaaagaacttgctgcggagaaggaggcgtccgagggcatcgtcctggcggtgcaggccgagaagaccaacttcgaggctttcgtcagggagatgtcgcggcagattcTTG gtacgtgcgacttcgtggagacggcgactccacgggaatgcctgtcgaccgcgaccgcgcgtatcatcgcctgcgcgggggagatacttgccgcgctccagtacctgagcccgcgggaggtgattccgcgggacacgccatccgtcttcaaggccgtgtccaacattccggctgttgttgactggcttcgtcgctcttcctgccgcgttggcattaccatggctctgagcatggtgctggcgcattactctgaagggttcgacgtggaggaggtcaccgctggcttcccctcggagactggggagttcgatgttgccgaagtgctgcggcTGATGGAGGCG